Proteins from a genomic interval of Papaver somniferum cultivar HN1 chromosome 4, ASM357369v1, whole genome shotgun sequence:
- the LOC113271819 gene encoding uncharacterized protein LOC113271819, translating to MLDAMNRAISAWTIDVRTSILVNCFRHCKLRSTDNTSLDNLDEHIDIEITRDLQNLTKKLGDRNAEDVQKYAKENEVTQLLTDEENLESVMGTDKDVEEEDGNSTI from the coding sequence ATGTTAGATGCAATGAATCGCGCAATTTCAGCATGGACTATCGATGTTCGTACAAGTATACTTGTAAACTGTTTTCGTCATTGTAAACTTCGATCAACAGATAACACAAGTTTAGACAATTTGGATGAACATATAGACATTGAAATCACTCGAGACTTGCAAAATTTGACCAAGAAGTTGGGTGATCGCAATGCCGAAGATGTCCAAAAATATGCGAAAGAAAATGAAGTTACACAGTTGTTGACTGATGAAGAAAATCTCGAGAGCGTTATGGGAACTGAtaaagatgtggaagaagaagatggaaattCTACAATATAG